CGCAAGGCGCTGGAGTACGACCGCAATTTCCAGCCGGCGCAGCGCATGCTCGAAGAGCTGGCGCGATTTCGACAAGAGACCCAGCAGGCACGATAAGTATGGCGCGGATTGCGGTTGAGCCGATCGTCCCGGAGGTCGCGTCGAAGGTACTCGCGGGGAAGCCGCATCTGATGCAGAACTCACAAGCCTGGTTTGACTTCATTGCGGAATTCTCCGGTGAGCGGGACTGCTCGATCCAATTCTGTATTGATGGTAACCCGGCGGGGCTTCTGCGCGCGCTGCAGTACCGCGATCTGGTGCAGTCGCTGCCGTATCCGGCGAGCTATGCAGGGCCGATATTTCTGCCCGAAGTTAGTCGTGAGGAGCAGACGGCGTGCATGAAGGCGGCAATCGAACACTTTGCTGCAAGCACCAACGTCCTATCGATCTGTAGCACGCCGATTGTGCCATCACTGGATGCATGGACTGGGCAGTTTGAGTATTCGGCGACGGGACGCATCCACGTCATCGAGCTGCGCCAGGAATTGCTGACGGGGACGACCTCCAAGTTTCGCAATAACTTGCGCCGCAATCTGCGAAAGGCGGCGGAGGCGCAGGTTGACATCTCAGCTTCAACGTACCCCGATGATTTGGGCCGCTGGCATGAGATCTATGCCAAGCGCTGCCGGGAACTTCAGGCGCCGATCTTGCCGTTGCGCTATTTCGAGCTGATGTTCCGGCATCTGTCGCCGATCGGGGGCTGCCGATTGATCAGTGCCAGGACAGGCGAAAAGTATTTGGGTGGGATCATCGTGGTCAACAATG
This Candidatus Zixiibacteriota bacterium DNA region includes the following protein-coding sequences:
- a CDS encoding GNAT family N-acetyltransferase, giving the protein MARIAVEPIVPEVASKVLAGKPHLMQNSQAWFDFIAEFSGERDCSIQFCIDGNPAGLLRALQYRDLVQSLPYPASYAGPIFLPEVSREEQTACMKAAIEHFAASTNVLSICSTPIVPSLDAWTGQFEYSATGRIHVIELRQELLTGTTSKFRNNLRRNLRKAAEAQVDISASTYPDDLGRWHEIYAKRCRELQAPILPLRYFELMFRHLSPIGGCRLISARTGEKYLGGIIVVNNDYCADYYLSMFDRDCDETQASTASFHYLLCWAKLAGLRYLNLQASPNSQPELAQFKAAWGAQELPQRYLIAVLNSRDQVLSRSVDQIKEEYKFHFYLPFAALTNQGATAQDREVVHA